The following proteins come from a genomic window of Euryarchaeota archaeon:
- a CDS encoding right-handed parallel beta-helix repeat-containing protein: protein MTGGRLSSFGVTLCTFVLLVSIFLPGLAAAAPISRPAILIIGNAGLGVSCVPNAANGVVGGCGTAANPYVIEGWSIDGALSPECSTFEDVCGGITIIQTTAYVVIRNNVVSHHKLAEIYVEDSANVRIESNTIGPAGSYLVGVQSGDGIFVHDSAGVSVSGNTVECAAGSVGSIGILISGTSSGSMVGSNSVSGCYSGVSVAACGGTNVSANSVTTSSHSGIVLACSNVVADGNTVTAAAARGIVFLGSYTNVTISHNLVTNNTGVGIYTGSSGAHVDDNIVSYNSGGGIDIGGGTSTYSYSGNNIFGNSNYGLRTCSSNVLNWTNNWWGDSSGPSGLGSGSGDAVTKCLAGAQAPSFSPWLTSASPTAGP, encoded by the coding sequence TTCGGAGTGACGTTATGCACATTTGTCTTGCTCGTCAGTATTTTTTTGCCAGGACTCGCCGCCGCAGCCCCCATCTCACGGCCAGCGATACTGATAATCGGAAACGCGGGCCTGGGCGTCTCTTGCGTTCCAAACGCGGCGAACGGCGTCGTGGGTGGATGCGGTACGGCGGCCAACCCCTACGTGATCGAGGGTTGGAGCATTGACGGGGCGCTCTCACCAGAGTGCTCAACCTTCGAGGACGTGTGCGGCGGCATCACCATAATCCAAACTACGGCCTACGTCGTTATTCGGAACAACGTCGTCAGCCACCACAAACTTGCGGAGATTTACGTGGAGGACTCGGCGAACGTCCGAATCGAGTCTAACACCATCGGGCCCGCGGGAAGTTACTTGGTCGGCGTGCAATCTGGTGACGGCATCTTCGTGCACGACAGCGCTGGGGTGAGCGTGAGTGGGAACACGGTGGAGTGTGCGGCTGGCTCGGTGGGGTCCATTGGTATTCTGATAAGTGGGACGAGCAGCGGTTCAATGGTCGGCAGCAATTCCGTCTCAGGTTGCTATAGCGGCGTGAGTGTGGCGGCGTGCGGCGGGACGAATGTTTCTGCCAATAGCGTCACCACTTCGAGTCACTCCGGGATTGTGTTGGCCTGTTCGAATGTCGTAGCTGACGGGAATACCGTCACGGCCGCCGCGGCTCGCGGCATCGTTTTCTTGGGCTCCTACACCAACGTCACCATCAGCCACAACCTCGTCACGAACAACACCGGAGTCGGCATTTACACTGGGTCGAGCGGCGCCCATGTGGATGATAACATCGTCTCCTACAATTCCGGCGGCGGCATCGATATCGGTGGTGGAACCAGCACCTATTCCTATTCCGGGAACAACATCTTCGGAAACTCGAACTACGGACTAAGAACGTGCTCTTCCAACGTCCTGAACTGGACGAACAACTGGTGGGGAGACTCGTCGGGCCCAAGCGGCCTTGGAAGCGGAAGCGGTGACGCGGTAACGAAATGCCTGGCTGGAGCTCAAGCCCCCTCGTTTAGCCCCTGGCTTACCTCGGCCAGCCCGACCGCGGGCCCGTAG
- a CDS encoding Ig-like domain-containing protein yields the protein MEITNPTDLLDTGIALQVGGEVVEFTATASDAGSGIAAVKFYVDGVIVKIDTSGGPYSYAWDSSTASTGRHVLSVKAIDGVGRIPEESIDVVKI from the coding sequence GTGGAGATCACGAACCCGACGGACCTACTCGACACCGGCATCGCGCTACAGGTCGGCGGCGAGGTGGTGGAATTCACCGCGACGGCAAGCGACGCGGGAAGCGGTATCGCGGCCGTGAAGTTCTACGTGGACGGGGTAATCGTGAAAATCGACACGTCAGGGGGCCCGTACTCCTACGCGTGGGATAGTTCGACCGCCTCGACGGGACGGCACGTCCTCTCGGTCAAGGCGATAGACGGGGTCGGGAGGATCCCGGAGGAATCGATCGACGTCGTGAAGATTTGA